From a single Rutidosis leptorrhynchoides isolate AG116_Rl617_1_P2 chromosome 5, CSIRO_AGI_Rlap_v1, whole genome shotgun sequence genomic region:
- the LOC139849209 gene encoding serine/threonine-protein phosphatase 7 long form homolog has translation MVGLAAIGEFIDPYVYRYIQQTGLGRVFKIGYQLLDHALISALVERWRPETHTFYFPIGEATITLQDVQILWGLPINGDVVSGVWNNMTPDPWSDFAGQYLGIDVPPSKIKSGHILISASCAKLNEPVSGTDRSHQQRASIYFLAGLSSFLFPDGNSTSAPLNYVHHLIKFESLRWGSAVLAHVYRNLCCTAEKTDQSGINGAMLLVQHWLYERIPSLAPRLLHDIVLTSNAPLDGPYGVVRTPELRTYTHTCIEYVSLSIVS, from the exons ATGGTAGGTCTAGCAGCTATAGGCGAGTTTATAGACCCATATGTATACCGTTATATTCAACAAACTGGTTTAGGGCGGGTTTTCAAAATAGGATACCAACTATTGGATCACGCTCTTATTTCAGCGCTGGTTGAAAGGTGGCGGCCGGAGACGCATACCTTCTACTTCCCTATTG GAGAAGCAACGATAACGTTGCAAGATGTTCAAATTTTATGGGGTTTACCCATAAATGGAGATGTTGTGTCGGGTGTATGGAACAACATGACGCCAGATCCATGGTCTGATTTTGCTGGCCAATATTTAGGGATTGATGTTCCTCCTAGTAAAATAAAATCAGGACACATCTTAATATCTGCTTCATGCGCGAAGTTGAATGAGCCCGTTAGTGGGACTGATAGATCTCACCAACAACGGGCTAGTATTTATTTCTTAGCTGGCTTGTCTTCCTTTCTATTCCCCGACGGTAATTCGACTAGTGCTCCGTTAAACTATGTGCATCACCTCATCAAATTTGAAAGTTTGAGATGGGGAAGTGCGGTGCTCGCACATGTATATAGAAATTTGTGTTGTACAGCTGAAAAGACTGACCAATCAGGCATAAATGGTGCGATGCTTTTAGTGCAACATTGGTTGTATGAAAGAATTCCTAGTCTTGCGCCACGTCTTTTGCACGATATAGTCTTGACATCCAATGCTCCTTTGGATGGACCGTATGGT GTGGTACGGACGCCGGAGCTTCGAACTTACACCCACACATGTATTGAGTACGTGTCGCTCAGCATTGTGTCATGA